A genome region from Dickeya chrysanthemi NCPPB 402 includes the following:
- a CDS encoding YitT family protein: MLKDSAALPNTAETSQKLALAHTLKDDVYGLILGVMFIAIGLNLLKLSGMITGGIAGIALLLSYVVPLSIGVLFILTNIPFMIFCYFSMGRAFTLKTLIVNIALSLATQAVPGLLTINYVHPLFSALVGGTFLGMGILSLARHNASVGGTGVVTLWLYKRFNINAGKSQMLLDVLVFIVSMITMPVHLLLWSALSALAMNAMLMNWHKPGRYQGG; the protein is encoded by the coding sequence GTGCTGAAAGACTCTGCTGCACTACCCAATACAGCGGAAACCAGCCAGAAGTTGGCGCTGGCCCACACGCTGAAAGACGATGTGTACGGCCTGATACTGGGGGTGATGTTTATTGCAATCGGGCTGAACCTGCTGAAACTTTCAGGCATGATCACCGGCGGAATTGCCGGCATCGCCCTACTGCTTTCTTACGTTGTTCCGCTGTCGATCGGCGTGCTGTTTATCCTGACCAACATCCCGTTCATGATTTTCTGCTATTTCAGTATGGGGCGCGCGTTTACGCTGAAAACACTGATCGTCAACATTGCTCTGAGCCTCGCCACCCAGGCGGTGCCCGGTTTGCTGACCATCAACTATGTGCATCCGCTGTTTTCCGCGCTGGTGGGCGGCACGTTCCTCGGTATGGGCATCCTTTCGCTGGCTCGCCACAACGCGTCGGTCGGCGGCACCGGCGTGGTCACGCTGTGGCTCTATAAACGCTTCAACATCAATGCCGGCAAGAGCCAGATGCTGCTGGATGTGCTGGTGTTTATCGTGTCGATGATCACTATGCCCGTTCACCTGCTGCTGTGGTCGGCGCTCAGCGCACTGGCGATGAACGCAATGCTGATGAACTGGCATAAACCGGGGCGTTATCAAGGCGGGTGA
- a CDS encoding DUF3861 domain-containing protein, which yields MPYRYRITLENLTDNRDETPQNHVLTFDVTNHDDILEIIEKVRLKGILPDSEVAAFCTGLKLFSEVMMTHRKEDLFRDLAPAFRDFMLRLKRGETA from the coding sequence ATGCCTTATCGCTATCGTATCACGCTGGAAAATCTCACCGATAATCGCGACGAAACGCCGCAAAATCACGTATTGACGTTTGACGTCACCAATCATGACGATATTCTGGAAATTATTGAGAAAGTTCGGTTAAAAGGGATCTTGCCGGACTCGGAAGTTGCCGCGTTCTGCACCGGGCTGAAGTTGTTTAGCGAGGTCATGATGACCCACCGCAAAGAGGACCTGTTCCGGGACCTGGCACCTGCATTTCGGGACTTTATGCTGCGGCTGAAACGGGGGGAGACGGCCTGA
- the drt3b gene encoding antiviral reverse transcriptase Drt3b produces MSNIIKVDTSDSLRTLLTDVLPYELPLWLSNFTMYHRFKTKSHLNAYENISGLNFKNNSGFYIPLDYYISRGGNKTPRTISIMHPVAQLRVCNFYHEYDELIEYHCTKSRFSLRHPYRKSTKFYGKAQEGSKLSDGVESSDEERIVSSSYFKYKKYPFLYRFFESYEYHRLEKQFHSMLQVDVSKCFSSIYTHSIGWAVKDKRLAKAKPKGSFDGDFDGLMQLTNYRETNGIIVGPEVSRIFAEIILQKIDLNLVDRMTKKKFKVSKDYEFRRYVDDYFVFHRSEEVKTAFVKALELSLLEYKMYLNEAKTTMVSRPFATDISLAKNSLKLVVNKFYSSRYKQEGTDSESISDLKRPDSKGNKAISEIKMAIANHKVEYSSISNYLVSAITKKTLVYLSKMLEIKDKEEYHLNWLLVDLDLLFFIHAMDIRIRPTDRIGRLINDILEKTNNWPESYKDVIHKKIFDHVKQAMNIFINHSEDMVGLETLNLLIILTMLPSKYQLHESKVKEYFDYLDRSSVTNDFYFRWVTCMLYIESKSEYNQLRENLIKKAEEYLLENDDMFISSEYFMFYFDYLACPHIDEQVRKKMMKKVKDITLDHQQNPVTFNVDVQSRIALFKDFIVSWRDPEYLKSSLEKKEYLFSYD; encoded by the coding sequence ATGTCTAATATAATTAAGGTTGATACAAGTGATAGTCTACGCACGTTACTAACAGATGTTCTACCTTATGAATTACCTTTATGGCTTTCTAACTTCACAATGTACCATAGATTCAAGACCAAGAGCCATTTAAATGCCTACGAGAACATTTCCGGGCTAAATTTTAAAAATAATAGTGGTTTTTATATACCCTTGGATTATTATATAAGCCGAGGTGGAAATAAGACACCAAGAACTATATCGATAATGCATCCAGTAGCTCAATTGCGTGTTTGCAATTTTTATCATGAATATGATGAATTGATTGAGTACCATTGTACAAAGTCTAGATTTTCATTAAGACATCCATATCGAAAATCTACTAAGTTTTATGGTAAGGCTCAAGAGGGGTCTAAGCTATCTGATGGCGTAGAAAGTTCAGATGAAGAAAGAATTGTTTCTAGCTCTTATTTCAAGTATAAAAAATATCCTTTTCTATATCGTTTCTTTGAGTCTTATGAGTATCATCGATTGGAAAAGCAGTTCCATAGTATGCTCCAGGTTGATGTCTCCAAGTGTTTCTCAAGCATATATACTCATTCAATTGGATGGGCAGTAAAAGACAAGCGTTTGGCGAAAGCTAAACCAAAAGGTAGTTTTGATGGTGACTTTGACGGCTTAATGCAGCTCACAAACTATCGTGAGACGAATGGAATAATTGTCGGACCAGAAGTAAGTCGAATTTTCGCAGAGATTATTCTGCAAAAAATAGATTTGAATCTCGTAGACAGAATGACAAAGAAGAAGTTCAAGGTTTCAAAAGACTATGAATTTAGACGCTATGTTGATGATTATTTCGTTTTTCATCGTTCTGAAGAAGTAAAGACGGCTTTTGTAAAAGCACTTGAGCTCAGTCTATTAGAGTATAAGATGTACTTGAATGAAGCGAAAACAACTATGGTGTCAAGGCCTTTTGCGACTGATATATCTTTAGCAAAAAATTCATTGAAACTCGTCGTTAATAAATTCTACTCGTCGCGCTACAAGCAAGAAGGGACCGACTCTGAGTCTATATCAGATTTGAAAAGGCCTGACTCTAAAGGTAATAAAGCCATTTCTGAAATCAAGATGGCTATTGCTAACCATAAGGTAGAATATAGTTCAATATCTAACTATTTAGTTAGTGCAATTACAAAAAAAACACTTGTATATCTATCAAAAATGCTCGAAATTAAAGACAAGGAAGAATATCATTTAAATTGGCTTTTAGTGGATTTGGATTTGTTGTTTTTTATTCACGCAATGGATATCCGTATAAGACCTACTGACAGAATTGGGAGGTTGATAAACGACATTCTTGAAAAAACAAATAACTGGCCAGAAAGCTACAAGGATGTTATTCATAAAAAGATTTTCGATCATGTAAAACAGGCGATGAATATCTTCATAAACCATTCAGAGGACATGGTTGGACTTGAAACACTAAATCTGTTGATTATTTTAACCATGCTTCCGTCAAAATATCAACTCCACGAGAGTAAAGTTAAAGAATATTTCGACTATCTGGATAGAAGCTCGGTCACAAATGATTTCTACTTTCGATGGGTAACGTGTATGTTATACATTGAAAGTAAGAGTGAATATAATCAATTGCGAGAAAATCTAATAAAGAAAGCTGAAGAGTACCTACTCGAAAATGATGATATGTTTATATCCTCTGAGTACTTTATGTTCTACTTTGACTACCTTGCATGTCCACATATCGATGAACAAGTGAGAAAGAAAATGATGAAAAAAGTTAAAGACATCACTTTAGATCATCAGCAGAATCCAGTAACATTCAATGTTGATGTACAAAGTAGAATAGCTCTTTTCAAGGACTTCATCGTTAGTTGGAGAGATCCAGAATACCTGAAGAGCAGCCTAGAGAAAAAGGAATACCTTTTCTCGTATGACTAG
- a CDS encoding MarR family winged helix-turn-helix transcriptional regulator — MHDTLDTQTFELLGEVIHGVKQRLQESDALTQAGLAPFQARTLGLIAHHPGQSQHFLAQYVGRDKAQIARLLKELETLGLITREPSPTDRRAQVVSLTKKGEDTHRRFAQARTKLLQRAFVDVTPEERRQFAQVLQKMKANLIASE; from the coding sequence ATGCATGACACTCTTGATACCCAAACTTTTGAGTTGCTGGGAGAAGTGATCCACGGCGTTAAGCAACGGCTACAGGAGAGCGACGCATTGACGCAGGCCGGCCTCGCCCCGTTTCAGGCGCGTACGTTGGGATTGATTGCTCATCACCCTGGCCAGAGCCAGCATTTTCTGGCGCAGTATGTGGGGCGGGATAAAGCGCAGATTGCCCGTCTGCTGAAAGAGCTGGAAACGCTGGGGTTGATCACCCGAGAGCCTTCACCAACCGATCGCCGGGCACAGGTGGTGTCGCTGACGAAAAAAGGCGAGGACACACATCGTCGTTTCGCGCAGGCGCGCACCAAACTGCTGCAACGTGCATTTGTCGACGTAACGCCGGAAGAGCGTCGTCAGTTCGCACAGGTATTGCAGAAAATGAAGGCTAACCTGATAGCTTCGGAATAA
- a CDS encoding GNAT family N-acetyltransferase yields MSAQWEKENYQVSTDPQRLDLDIIHRYLATSSWAEGIDRETVALSIANSLCFGLYHQARQIGFARMVTDFATFGYLCDVFVLPAYQGAGLGRFLVECTVNHPRLQRLRRQLLLTSTAPWLYQKVGYEPINRQDYTWTFLRKDIYI; encoded by the coding sequence GTGTCAGCTCAATGGGAGAAAGAGAACTATCAGGTGTCGACCGATCCGCAGCGGCTTGACCTGGACATCATTCATCGCTACCTCGCTACCTCCAGTTGGGCGGAGGGCATCGACCGGGAAACCGTTGCGCTGTCTATCGCCAACAGCTTGTGTTTTGGTTTATACCATCAGGCGCGCCAGATTGGTTTTGCTCGCATGGTGACGGATTTCGCGACCTTCGGCTATCTGTGCGATGTGTTTGTATTGCCCGCCTATCAGGGCGCCGGGTTGGGCCGTTTTCTGGTGGAATGCACGGTAAACCACCCACGATTGCAGCGCCTGCGTCGCCAGTTGCTGCTGACTTCTACCGCGCCGTGGCTATACCAGAAGGTCGGATACGAGCCAATCAACCGGCAGGATTACACCTGGACGTTTCTCCGCAAGGATATCTACATCTAG
- a CDS encoding Lrp/AsnC family transcriptional regulator: protein MKIDRIDAQILNELQQDARLKTTELAERVCLSATPCTRRLKQLEDAGMIDRYVTLLDQEKAGFPVNAYISLTLEPKSEATFRKFEQQIATFDEVMECHLMSGSHDFMLRVVAASLSDFEKFLQKKLIKIEGLRDVQSSFSLRRLIHKTALPVKATV, encoded by the coding sequence ATGAAGATCGACCGTATCGATGCGCAGATTTTGAATGAGCTACAACAGGATGCGCGGCTGAAAACCACCGAGCTGGCTGAACGGGTGTGCCTGTCGGCCACGCCCTGCACCCGGCGGCTGAAACAGCTGGAAGACGCCGGCATGATCGACCGGTATGTGACGCTGCTGGATCAGGAAAAAGCCGGGTTTCCGGTGAATGCGTACATATCACTGACGCTGGAACCCAAATCGGAAGCGACCTTTCGCAAGTTTGAACAACAGATCGCCACCTTTGACGAGGTGATGGAGTGTCATCTGATGTCCGGCAGCCACGACTTCATGCTGCGGGTCGTGGCTGCCAGCCTGTCTGATTTCGAGAAATTCCTGCAAAAGAAGCTGATCAAAATCGAAGGACTGCGTGATGTGCAGTCCTCGTTTTCACTGCGGCGACTGATTCACAAAACCGCGCTGCCGGTTAAAGCGACGGTGTGA
- a CDS encoding dipeptide ABC transporter ATP-binding protein encodes MSLPLGLQSSATAPVLELEDVAIAYRGDDGERTVVEGVSFTIQPGEVVALVGESGSGKTTTAQAVIGLLANNGRLARGAIRLNGTDISRWSQPRLDSIRGSVVSLVPQDPGSSLNPVKTIGEQVDEILRLHQKSDRHSLRRQTLALLTRVGLTEPELRASQYPHELSGGMKQRVLIAIAIALKPALIIADEPTSALDVTVQKRILDLLDELRRENGTAILFVTHDLGVAAERADRLLVFQKGYIQEQGPTRQVLNAPQSQYARTLLANIPSLAPARRPSRADGQPAALAQPIVQVEQLVQEFPLAGNRKAPFRAVDRVSFSVAPGTTHAIVGESGSGKTTTARMILGFQRPTAGRILIDGTDITRLRGEALRQFRQTIQLVYQNPFSSLDPSQRLFDIVEEPLRNFNRHSRPERTNRVHEMFERVALPASLLQRRPLELSGGQRQRVAIARALVLEPKVLVLDEAVSALDVTVQAQILRLLEELQASLRLTYLFISHDLAVVRQIADTVSVLYHGKQVESGPVEQIFAQPAERYTRELIDAIPGQHHVS; translated from the coding sequence ATGAGCCTGCCGCTGGGTTTACAAAGCAGTGCGACAGCACCGGTGCTGGAACTGGAAGACGTCGCCATCGCCTATCGCGGCGACGACGGCGAACGCACGGTGGTGGAAGGCGTGTCCTTCACCATCCAGCCCGGTGAAGTGGTGGCGCTGGTGGGCGAATCCGGCTCCGGCAAAACCACCACCGCGCAGGCGGTGATCGGTCTGCTGGCGAACAACGGCCGCCTGGCGCGCGGCGCGATCCGCCTTAACGGCACTGATATCAGCCGCTGGTCGCAACCACGGCTGGACAGTATTCGCGGCAGCGTGGTCAGCCTGGTGCCGCAGGACCCCGGCAGCTCACTCAACCCGGTGAAAACCATCGGCGAGCAGGTGGATGAAATTCTACGCCTGCACCAGAAAAGCGATCGCCACAGCCTGCGCCGGCAAACGCTGGCATTGCTGACACGCGTCGGGCTGACCGAGCCGGAACTGCGCGCCAGCCAGTACCCGCACGAGCTCTCCGGCGGCATGAAACAGCGGGTGCTGATCGCCATCGCCATCGCGCTGAAACCGGCGCTGATCATCGCCGACGAACCGACCAGCGCGCTGGACGTCACGGTGCAAAAACGCATTCTCGATCTGCTGGACGAACTGCGCCGGGAAAACGGCACCGCCATTCTGTTCGTCACCCACGATCTGGGGGTGGCCGCCGAGCGCGCCGACCGCCTGCTGGTGTTTCAGAAAGGCTATATTCAGGAACAGGGACCAACCCGGCAGGTACTGAACGCGCCGCAAAGCCAGTACGCTCGCACCCTGCTGGCGAACATCCCGTCGCTGGCCCCGGCCCGACGTCCATCACGCGCCGACGGTCAACCCGCCGCGCTCGCTCAACCGATTGTACAGGTGGAACAACTGGTGCAGGAATTCCCGCTGGCGGGCAACCGGAAAGCGCCATTCCGGGCGGTGGACCGGGTATCGTTCAGCGTGGCGCCCGGCACCACCCACGCTATTGTCGGCGAGTCCGGCTCCGGCAAGACCACCACCGCGCGCATGATTCTTGGCTTCCAGCGCCCGACCGCCGGCCGCATCTTGATCGACGGCACCGACATCACCCGGCTGCGCGGCGAAGCGCTGCGCCAGTTCCGCCAGACCATCCAGTTGGTTTATCAGAATCCGTTTAGCTCGCTCGACCCGTCGCAGCGGCTGTTCGACATCGTGGAAGAGCCGCTGCGCAATTTTAATCGTCACTCCCGGCCAGAGCGGACCAACCGGGTGCATGAGATGTTCGAACGGGTGGCGCTGCCCGCCTCGCTGCTGCAACGCCGCCCGCTTGAACTGTCCGGCGGCCAGCGCCAGCGGGTTGCCATCGCCCGAGCGCTGGTGCTGGAGCCGAAAGTGCTGGTGCTGGACGAAGCCGTCTCGGCGCTGGATGTCACGGTGCAAGCCCAGATACTGCGTTTGCTGGAGGAACTGCAAGCCTCACTGAGGCTGACCTATCTGTTTATTTCCCACGATCTCGCCGTGGTGCGGCAAATAGCCGATACCGTTTCCGTGCTGTATCACGGCAAACAGGTGGAATCCGGGCCGGTCGAGCAAATCTTCGCCCAGCCGGCCGAGCGCTATACCCGGGAGCTGATCGACGCGATTCCCGGCCAGCACCACGTCTCTTAA
- a CDS encoding aminotransferase class V-fold PLP-dependent enzyme, protein MAITLPEALIPADPRFGCGPSLIQLDDLTRLKDKGPHLLGTSHRKEPVRALCREIQQGLRDYLSVPDDYSIVLGNGGATVLFDMVGLGLVRKRIVHHTCGEFSEKWFKASRRIPWIQADNIAAEYGQANMTFATEGADVVACTLNETSTGVMNTRLPEVGEDCLLAVDATSGAGQIACDLSRVDVFFFSPQKVFASEGGLFVAILSPRAKARITEIAADPNRYIPAFADWRLALSNSEQQQTYNTPAVVTLFLFAEQVKRMKALGFAEVERQAAEKAELLYQWASDRDYLSAYVADPACRSTTVAAIDVADSISVDKLTRYLDEQGLAHGIEGYRALGRNQLRIALFHNIAFDDLKTLTALIDFLIASGEFAA, encoded by the coding sequence GTGGCGATAACCCTTCCTGAAGCACTGATTCCGGCCGACCCGCGTTTTGGCTGCGGCCCGTCGCTGATTCAGCTTGATGACCTGACCCGCCTGAAAGATAAAGGGCCACATTTGCTGGGCACCAGTCACCGCAAAGAGCCGGTGCGCGCACTGTGCCGCGAGATTCAGCAGGGCCTGCGAGATTACCTGTCGGTGCCGGACGACTACAGCATCGTGCTGGGCAACGGCGGCGCCACCGTGCTGTTCGACATGGTCGGCCTCGGGCTGGTCAGAAAGCGCATCGTCCACCACACCTGCGGCGAGTTCTCGGAGAAGTGGTTTAAAGCCTCGCGCCGGATTCCGTGGATCCAGGCGGATAACATCGCGGCGGAATACGGCCAGGCAAACATGACTTTTGCGACGGAGGGCGCGGACGTGGTGGCCTGCACGCTGAACGAAACCTCTACCGGGGTGATGAACACCCGTTTGCCCGAGGTCGGCGAGGATTGCCTGCTGGCGGTAGACGCCACCAGCGGCGCAGGGCAAATCGCCTGCGACCTGTCCCGCGTGGATGTGTTCTTCTTCTCGCCGCAAAAGGTGTTCGCCAGCGAAGGCGGATTGTTTGTCGCTATTTTGTCGCCGCGAGCCAAAGCGCGGATCACCGAGATCGCCGCCGATCCCAACCGCTATATTCCGGCGTTCGCCGACTGGCGGCTGGCGCTGAGCAACAGCGAGCAGCAGCAGACTTACAACACGCCGGCGGTGGTAACGCTGTTTCTGTTCGCCGAACAGGTCAAGCGCATGAAGGCGCTGGGCTTCGCCGAGGTGGAACGTCAGGCGGCGGAGAAAGCCGAGCTGCTATATCAGTGGGCCAGCGACCGGGATTATTTGTCCGCCTATGTGGCCGACCCGGCGTGTCGCTCCACCACCGTCGCCGCCATCGACGTAGCGGACTCCATTTCGGTAGACAAGCTGACCCGCTATCTGGACGAGCAAGGGCTGGCGCACGGCATCGAAGGTTACCGGGCGCTGGGGCGCAATCAGTTACGCATCGCGCTGTTTCACAACATCGCCTTCGACGACCTGAAAACGCTGACCGCGTTGATCGATTTTCTCATCGCCAGCGGTGAATTCGCCGCCTGA
- the glk gene encoding glucokinase, producing MHQYALVGDVGGTNARLALCELANGKLSHSKQYAVQQHDSLEEAIRLFLAEHAELTIKEACIAIACPVTDDWVEMTNHHWAFSIAAMRQSLGFERLAVINDFTAVSMAIPVLTPEDVIQLGGAAPVAGKPVAVYGAGTGLGVAHLLPVDGKWLSLPGEGGHVDFAPNSEEEDILLQVLRQELGHVSAERVLSGPGLVNIYRAIVKADDRVPEALTPQVVSERALAHSDVDCLRALSLFCVLMGRFGGNLALTLGTFGGVYIAGGIVPRFLEFFRNSGFRSAFEDKGRFRDYLADIPVFMISHPQPGLLGAGAYLRQALGQTL from the coding sequence ATGCATCAGTATGCGCTGGTAGGTGACGTCGGTGGCACCAACGCACGTCTTGCGCTGTGTGAACTGGCGAATGGGAAGTTGTCGCACAGCAAACAGTACGCGGTTCAGCAGCATGACAGTCTGGAAGAGGCGATTCGTCTGTTTCTGGCGGAACACGCGGAGCTCACCATCAAAGAAGCTTGTATTGCCATCGCCTGCCCGGTGACCGACGACTGGGTGGAGATGACTAATCATCACTGGGCATTTTCGATTGCCGCCATGCGGCAGAGCCTGGGGTTTGAACGCCTGGCGGTGATCAACGACTTTACCGCCGTCAGCATGGCGATTCCGGTGCTGACGCCGGAGGATGTGATTCAACTGGGTGGCGCAGCGCCCGTCGCGGGCAAGCCGGTGGCGGTATACGGTGCCGGAACCGGGCTTGGCGTGGCGCACCTGTTGCCGGTGGATGGGAAATGGCTCAGCCTGCCGGGCGAAGGCGGTCACGTCGATTTTGCGCCGAATAGCGAAGAAGAGGACATCCTGTTGCAGGTGTTGCGTCAGGAACTGGGGCATGTCTCCGCCGAGCGCGTACTGTCCGGACCGGGGCTGGTGAATATTTATCGGGCGATCGTTAAAGCGGACGACCGGGTGCCGGAAGCGCTGACGCCGCAGGTGGTGTCCGAACGGGCGCTGGCGCACAGCGATGTGGACTGTCTGCGAGCGTTGTCGCTGTTTTGCGTGCTGATGGGGCGCTTTGGCGGCAATCTGGCGCTGACGCTCGGCACCTTCGGCGGCGTTTACATCGCCGGCGGCATCGTACCGCGTTTCCTGGAATTCTTCCGCAACTCCGGTTTTCGCAGCGCCTTTGAAGACAAAGGCCGCTTCCGTGATTATCTGGCCGACATTCCGGTGTTCATGATTTCTCACCCGCAGCCAGGGCTGTTGGGCGCCGGCGCGTATCTGCGTCAGGCATTGGGCCAGACGCTGTAA
- a CDS encoding alkylhydroperoxidase domain protein encodes MTHSTSDILDTLAEIAADSPLAQARATRDAATRHTQGSYDALFSQTTGDALPLALRFFIAEKVSSWHQNARLQQFYAQRLADFSAPTPGAALDRALEHAERLTYQPVAAQPEQLQTLQQAGWAVDDIVTLSQLVAFVSFQSRLLQGYRLLAGHAEEPAPAAPAAVAGRWHTQSLTHSGKTAPEAFTQNELGWEPWIPAKPLAEFTTDEQAILARFGHTDSDYFRLLGRNLSVLEQRTLTDKGIFYTAGGLPRKDRELAAAVVSKVNGCIYCASVHARKASQLSKQDDAVQRLLDVTPGGDLAAGQHARWQAIITFVALLSTTPSQVNAQDLARLREQGLDTLELLDLIQSTAFFAWANRLMLTLGEPFWPPR; translated from the coding sequence ATGACGCATTCAACATCCGATATTTTGGATACGCTGGCGGAGATCGCCGCGGATTCGCCGCTGGCGCAGGCCAGAGCGACGCGTGATGCCGCCACCCGGCATACGCAAGGCAGCTATGACGCGCTGTTTAGCCAGACGACGGGCGACGCTCTGCCGCTGGCGCTGCGCTTTTTCATCGCCGAAAAGGTCAGCAGCTGGCATCAAAATGCACGATTACAGCAGTTTTACGCCCAGCGGCTAGCGGATTTTTCGGCCCCGACACCCGGTGCGGCGCTGGACCGGGCGCTGGAACATGCCGAACGCCTGACCTACCAGCCGGTGGCGGCGCAGCCAGAACAGTTGCAAACATTGCAACAGGCGGGTTGGGCGGTGGATGATATCGTCACCCTGTCGCAACTGGTGGCGTTTGTCAGTTTTCAAAGCCGGTTGTTGCAAGGCTACCGGCTGCTGGCCGGTCACGCCGAAGAGCCGGCGCCCGCTGCGCCTGCCGCCGTTGCCGGTCGCTGGCACACCCAGTCGCTGACTCACAGCGGCAAAACCGCCCCAGAGGCGTTTACGCAGAACGAACTGGGTTGGGAACCCTGGATCCCCGCCAAACCGCTGGCGGAATTCACCACCGACGAACAGGCGATTCTGGCGCGCTTCGGCCATACTGATTCCGACTATTTCCGCCTGCTGGGTCGCAACCTGTCGGTGCTGGAGCAACGTACCCTCACCGATAAGGGGATTTTCTATACCGCTGGTGGCCTGCCGCGCAAAGACCGGGAGCTGGCCGCAGCAGTGGTCAGCAAGGTCAATGGCTGTATTTATTGCGCCTCGGTGCATGCCCGCAAGGCCAGCCAGCTATCGAAACAAGACGACGCGGTACAACGCCTGCTCGACGTAACGCCGGGCGGCGATCTCGCCGCCGGGCAGCACGCGCGCTGGCAGGCGATCATCACCTTCGTCGCCCTGCTGTCCACCACGCCGTCGCAAGTCAACGCGCAGGATCTGGCGCGACTGCGCGAACAGGGGCTGGACACGTTGGAGCTTCTCGACCTGATTCAGTCCACTGCGTTTTTCGCCTGGGCCAACCGGCTGATGCTGACGCTAGGCGAACCGTTCTGGCCGCCACGGTAA
- a CDS encoding putative FMN-dependent luciferase-like monooxygenase: MTQKRLGFFTRLLDDVPAGQRYRLAAEQIIKAEQLGFDSAWVAQHHFHADEGGLPSPLVFLAQVAAQTRRIRLGTGVITLPMEQPLRVAEDTAVLDLLSNGRLEVGIGSGGTPSSFAAFGHNSEQRGEILGRYLAQVRAAWAGEPLSSDDNQLYPAAPHLNHRVWQATFSIEGAIRAGQAGDGLMLSRTQPRPDGVPDATLADLQNPMIDAYLDALPPGVAPRIMGSRSVFVADDRALALQLAQTGLQRSAARLAQLGRPARNGSVEELIASFDSHVGTPDDVIASLQADSSLARTTDLAFQVHSIDPPHAHILRSLELITTRVAPALGWSPAKDKQTNPIGQEVA; encoded by the coding sequence ATGACTCAAAAACGTCTGGGGTTTTTCACCCGACTGTTAGATGACGTGCCCGCCGGGCAGCGTTACCGGCTGGCCGCCGAGCAGATCATCAAAGCGGAACAACTGGGCTTCGACAGCGCCTGGGTGGCGCAGCATCACTTTCACGCCGATGAAGGCGGCCTGCCGTCGCCGCTGGTGTTTCTGGCGCAGGTCGCCGCACAGACCCGGCGCATCCGACTTGGCACCGGGGTGATTACCCTGCCGATGGAACAACCGCTGCGGGTGGCGGAAGACACCGCCGTACTCGACCTGCTCAGCAACGGCCGGTTGGAGGTGGGCATCGGTTCCGGCGGTACGCCATCGTCGTTCGCCGCCTTCGGCCACAACAGCGAACAGCGCGGCGAGATTCTGGGCCGCTATCTGGCGCAGGTACGCGCCGCCTGGGCGGGGGAACCGCTGAGCTCGGACGACAACCAGCTTTACCCGGCCGCACCGCACCTCAACCACCGCGTGTGGCAGGCCACCTTCTCAATAGAAGGCGCCATCCGCGCCGGTCAGGCGGGCGACGGGCTGATGCTGTCCCGCACCCAACCGCGCCCGGACGGCGTCCCCGACGCCACGCTGGCCGACCTGCAAAACCCGATGATCGACGCCTATCTGGACGCGCTGCCGCCCGGCGTCGCGCCACGCATCATGGGCTCGCGCAGCGTATTCGTCGCCGACGATCGGGCGCTGGCGTTGCAACTGGCGCAAACCGGACTGCAACGTTCCGCCGCTCGGCTGGCCCAGTTGGGTCGTCCGGCGCGTAACGGTTCGGTGGAAGAGCTGATCGCGTCGTTTGACAGCCATGTCGGTACGCCGGACGACGTCATCGCCTCGTTGCAAGCCGACAGTTCGCTGGCGCGCACCACCGATCTGGCGTTTCAGGTGCATTCCATCGACCCGCCGCACGCCCATATTCTGCGTTCGCTGGAGCTGATCACTACCCGGGTCGCACCCGCGCTGGGCTGGTCGCCCGCTAAAGATAAACAAACCAACCCGATCGGGCAGGAGGTCGCATGA